The Trichosurus vulpecula isolate mTriVul1 chromosome 4, mTriVul1.pri, whole genome shotgun sequence genome contains a region encoding:
- the TMEM275 gene encoding transmembrane protein 275: MAGEKSLGSQAPSALRKARPAGLPSPALCCACGLCIMLAGINITLVGAFATFLPGHNPPIIIGPVLLVLALGFFGACCICSRRPPAPGTRHAKAGNRPGPGRAGRATFEMETSEHTVQDTTAVQLSPIPSPASSHRSSPGPEEGPRTCHLFTMESEGPVGASYASGAEGVQLNLPQELSTS; encoded by the coding sequence ATGGCTGGGGAGAAGAGCTTAGGAAGCCAGGCGCCCAGCGCCCTGAGGAAAGCTCGCCCAGCTGGCCTCCCTTCCCCTGCACTTTGCTGTGCCTGTGGCCTCTGCATCATGCTTGCAGGCATCAACATCACCCTGGTGGGTGCCTTTGCCACCTTCCTACCAGGCCACAACCCACCCATCATCATTGGGCCAGTCCTGCTTGTCCTGGCTCTAGGCTTCTTTGGTGCCTGCTGCATCTGTAGCCGTCGGCCCCCTGCTCCTGGCACTCGCCATGCAAAGGCAGGCAATAGGCCAGGCCCGGGTCGGGCAGGCCGTGCCACGTTTGAGATGGAGACCAGTGAACACACAGTCCAAGACACCACAGCTGTGCAGCTGAGCCCTATTCCATCCCCTGCCTCCTCCCACCGCTCCAGCCCTGGCCCCGAAGAGGGTCCTCGGACCTGCCACCTCTTCACTATGGAGTCTGAGGGTCCAGTGGGAGCCAGTTATGCATCTGGGGCAGAGGGAGTCCAGCTGAACCTGCCTCAGGAGCTTTCTACCTCCTAA